In the Desulfuromonadaceae bacterium genome, one interval contains:
- a CDS encoding caspase family protein: MNKLVILMFLTIFATPALAADTCDIAATLAEKGVKTFASNKAEGLKLLIKARELCSSDPAYSYNLGVAYYHYGRGADALPLLEAAVAKNGSKASWLNNLAVVQLEQGLPADGARKLAEKAVKLDSADPAIQETLAQARYAAGREVEALQGLAAANDNQLVKTRAALLDRYLAAQLQRIQHGEEKPALSALQQVAFLPDGARTYALVLARLGRGEAALLAIGAAQKNFPRDRSIGDAADEVGEQVAAGLYRDYQSGQTGSAVQQAKKLAEDYPQMASLKIAYDKLLEALVADATTINVPAAGQRKSRVAVAGASDALLAGIGSVAGGGEAVNLRVDVDENIPTGKQAGRDDVAVVIGNRSYGVAGTPNVDYALRDAAVMREYLVKTLGFDAKNILYVENATYAGFAQLFGREGDHRGKLNNYVVPGKSDVFVYYVGHGAPDPESGDAYFVPVDADPQYLGTGGYRLQTFYDNLAKLPAKSITVVLDSCFSGNSAGGLLFKGVSSISLRAKAVVAPARLTVFASSRDDQMSNWYDEKRHSLFTYYFLKGLGGEADADNNRKVTVAELATYLDAEVPRMARRLKGAAQAPQISGDRSAVLADLR, from the coding sequence ATGAATAAGTTAGTCATCCTAATGTTCCTGACCATCTTCGCCACCCCGGCGCTGGCCGCCGACACCTGCGACATCGCCGCGACGCTGGCCGAAAAAGGGGTGAAGACGTTTGCCTCCAACAAGGCTGAAGGGTTGAAGCTGCTGATCAAGGCGCGGGAACTCTGTTCCTCTGATCCGGCTTACAGTTACAACCTTGGTGTGGCCTACTATCACTACGGACGCGGGGCCGATGCGCTGCCGTTATTGGAAGCGGCGGTGGCTAAAAATGGCAGCAAGGCGAGCTGGCTGAATAATCTGGCGGTGGTGCAACTGGAGCAGGGATTGCCCGCTGACGGGGCGCGCAAGCTGGCGGAAAAAGCGGTCAAGCTGGATTCCGCTGACCCCGCGATTCAGGAAACCCTGGCGCAGGCGCGTTATGCCGCTGGCCGGGAGGTTGAGGCGTTGCAAGGACTGGCTGCGGCGAACGACAATCAGCTGGTCAAAACCCGCGCCGCACTCCTTGATCGCTATCTGGCCGCCCAGTTGCAGCGCATCCAGCACGGGGAAGAAAAACCGGCACTGAGCGCGTTGCAACAGGTGGCTTTCTTGCCGGACGGGGCCCGCACCTATGCCCTGGTGCTGGCGCGCCTCGGGCGTGGCGAAGCAGCACTGCTGGCGATCGGCGCGGCGCAAAAGAACTTCCCTCGTGACCGCTCGATTGGTGACGCCGCCGATGAGGTTGGTGAGCAGGTGGCGGCAGGATTGTACCGTGATTATCAGAGCGGTCAGACCGGCTCGGCAGTGCAGCAAGCAAAGAAACTGGCAGAAGATTATCCGCAGATGGCGTCCCTGAAAATCGCTTATGACAAGCTGCTCGAAGCGTTGGTGGCCGATGCGACAACGATCAATGTGCCTGCGGCTGGCCAGCGTAAATCGCGCGTTGCTGTCGCCGGAGCCAGTGACGCCCTGCTCGCCGGGATCGGCAGCGTGGCAGGGGGTGGCGAAGCCGTGAACTTGCGTGTTGATGTGGACGAGAATATTCCGACCGGCAAGCAAGCCGGACGCGACGATGTGGCGGTGGTGATCGGCAATCGCAGCTACGGCGTGGCGGGTACGCCGAATGTTGATTATGCCCTGCGTGACGCGGCGGTGATGCGCGAGTATCTGGTCAAGACCCTTGGTTTTGACGCGAAGAATATCCTCTATGTCGAGAATGCCACCTATGCCGGTTTCGCCCAGTTGTTCGGGCGCGAGGGGGATCATCGCGGCAAGTTGAACAACTATGTGGTGCCGGGAAAATCGGACGTTTTTGTCTATTATGTCGGCCACGGCGCGCCTGACCCCGAGAGTGGCGACGCCTACTTTGTGCCGGTCGATGCCGACCCGCAGTACCTGGGCACCGGCGGGTATCGTTTGCAGACCTTTTATGATAATCTGGCCAAACTCCCGGCCAAATCGATCACCGTGGTGCTTGATTCCTGCTTTTCCGGCAACTCGGCGGGCGGGCTCCTCTTCAAGGGGGTCAGCTCGATCAGCCTGCGGGCCAAAGCGGTGGTGGCTCCGGCCCGCTTGACGGTTTTCGCCAGTTCACGCGATGATCAGATGTCCAACTGGTATGACGAGAAACGCCACAGTCTCTTTACCTATTACTTCCTCAAGGGCCTCGGCGGCGAAGCCGATGCCGACAACAACCGCAAGGTGACGGTGGCGGAGCTGGCGACCTACCTTGATGCCGAAGTGCCACGCATGGCCCGGCGCCTCAAGGGGGCAGCGCAGGCCCCGCAGATTTCCGGCGACCGCAGCGCGGTGCTGGCCGATTTGCGGTAG
- a CDS encoding transposase, translating into MRYRRSRVCGGCYFFTVVTHQRQRLFAVPENVDVLRTAFRTVIARYPFVVDAVVLLPDHLHCLWTLPEGDAGFSTRWRLIKTEFTRHCRPELRVPVSASRLNKKEQGIWQRRFWEHQIRDDEDFRHHLDYIHFNPVKHGLVEDAALWPYSSMRRYLRSGVYPDGWGRSE; encoded by the coding sequence ATGCGTTATCGTCGGTCACGGGTATGCGGGGGATGTTACTTTTTTACGGTGGTAACGCACCAACGGCAACGGTTGTTTGCTGTGCCGGAAAATGTGGATGTGCTGCGGACGGCTTTTCGCACGGTGATAGCCCGGTATCCGTTTGTTGTTGACGCTGTTGTGTTGTTGCCGGATCATTTGCACTGTCTCTGGACCCTTCCGGAGGGCGATGCTGGTTTCTCGACACGCTGGCGGCTCATCAAAACCGAATTCACCCGCCATTGCCGACCGGAATTGCGCGTGCCGGTCAGCGCGTCCCGCCTGAACAAGAAGGAACAGGGGATCTGGCAACGGCGCTTCTGGGAACACCAGATTCGCGACGACGAGGATTTTCGCCACCACCTGGATTACATCCACTTCAACCCGGTGAAGCACGGGCTGGTGGAGGATGCCGCGTTGTGGCCGTATTCGAGTATGAGGCGTTATTTGCGAAGCGGGGTATATCCGGATGGGTGGGGACGAAGCGAATGA
- a CDS encoding formylglycine-generating enzyme family protein has translation MSRNLIVLLTCVLFSTQPALAGFISGFEPVWDYGRKPVAAGATGGKSFTDPTTGMEFVLVKGGCFQMGSNKGDSDEKPVHEVCVDDFYMGKYEVTQGQWQKVTGSNPAHVKKGNNYPVEKVSWNDVQGYLRQLNQRSGKTFRLPTEAEWEYAARSGGKSEKYSGSNDVDAVAWYNGNSGNQTHPVGQKQPNGLGLYDMSGNVWEWCQDWYDSGYYTKSPRQNPQGPSGGSFRVERGGGWNNGPRGVRSAYRIRSSPGNRSNYLGFRLVTQDRG, from the coding sequence ATGTCAAGAAACCTCATTGTGCTGCTCACCTGTGTACTCTTTTCCACCCAACCCGCCCTGGCCGGGTTCATCTCCGGCTTTGAGCCGGTCTGGGATTACGGCCGCAAGCCGGTTGCTGCCGGTGCCACCGGCGGCAAAAGTTTCACCGACCCGACCACCGGCATGGAGTTTGTTCTGGTCAAGGGGGGGTGTTTTCAGATGGGTTCCAATAAGGGTGACAGCGATGAAAAGCCGGTGCATGAGGTGTGTGTCGATGATTTTTATATGGGCAAATATGAGGTGACTCAGGGGCAGTGGCAGAAGGTCACGGGCAGTAACCCTGCTCACGTCAAAAAGGGCAACAACTACCCGGTTGAGAAGGTCAGCTGGAACGACGTGCAGGGTTACCTTCGGCAGTTGAACCAGCGGAGCGGCAAGACCTTCCGTCTGCCGACCGAGGCCGAATGGGAATATGCCGCCCGCAGCGGCGGCAAGAGCGAGAAGTATTCAGGTAGTAACGATGTTGATGCGGTCGCTTGGTATAATGGCAACAGTGGCAACCAAACCCATCCGGTTGGGCAGAAACAGCCCAATGGCCTTGGGCTGTATGATATGAGTGGCAATGTTTGGGAGTGGTGCCAGGACTGGTACGACAGTGGCTACTATACCAAGAGCCCCAGGCAGAATCCGCAGGGCCCGTCAGGCGGGTCGTTCCGCGTCGAACGCGGCGGCGGCTGGAACAACGGACCGAGGGGCGTGCGCTCGGCGTACCGGATCAGGAGCAGTCCGGGCAACCGCAGCAACTACCTGGGTTTCCGCCTTGTCACTCAAGACCGGGGTTAG
- a CDS encoding HEPN domain-containing protein, translating into MSDTKREMVTHWLLKAKRDLQSARALVAVSPPLRDTAIFHCQQAAEKVLKGFLAHHQQRLERTHDVGQLLEYAVTIAPQLAQLSDAAELLTPYATEYRYPGDFVEPDQAEFDEAYEAADLICRTIMAHLPE; encoded by the coding sequence ATGAGCGACACTAAGAGAGAGATGGTTACCCATTGGCTGCTGAAGGCCAAACGGGATCTGCAATCTGCCCGTGCTTTGGTCGCAGTCTCGCCGCCGTTGCGGGATACGGCGATTTTTCATTGTCAGCAGGCGGCGGAGAAGGTGTTGAAGGGGTTTCTCGCTCATCATCAGCAGCGGCTTGAGCGAACCCATGATGTCGGGCAGTTGCTGGAGTATGCCGTAACTATCGCACCGCAATTAGCGCAGTTGAGCGATGCCGCCGAGTTATTGACTCCCTATGCGACGGAATACCGTTATCCGGGGGACTTTGTCGAACCGGATCAAGCCGAGTTCGACGAAGCGTATGAGGCTGCGGATTTGATCTGTAGAACAATCATGGCGCATCTGCCGGAATAA
- a CDS encoding nucleotidyltransferase domain-containing protein — MGESQRLKTQKVDDNLLQEMTRRLVSALDPEQIILFGSRVWGVPTETSDVDLFVVVEESQLPPALRARAAHRCLRGLNIPKDVLVRTRAEADKYRAVSASLEYLIFEKGRVLYERH; from the coding sequence AGACGCAAAAGGTTGATGACAACTTGTTGCAGGAAATGACCCGGCGATTGGTGTCAGCGCTCGACCCCGAGCAAATCATTCTTTTTGGCTCCCGGGTCTGGGGGGTACCGACCGAGACCAGCGATGTTGATCTGTTCGTCGTCGTGGAGGAGAGTCAACTCCCCCCGGCACTGCGTGCCCGTGCGGCGCATCGTTGCTTGCGGGGCTTGAACATCCCCAAGGATGTTCTGGTGCGGACCCGTGCCGAAGCGGACAAATACCGGGCGGTGTCTGCATCCCTCGAATATCTGATCTTCGAGAAGGGGCGGGTGCTGTATGAGCGACACTAA